A region of Salvelinus alpinus chromosome 6, SLU_Salpinus.1, whole genome shotgun sequence DNA encodes the following proteins:
- the LOC139579782 gene encoding zinc finger protein 180-like, with protein sequence LSWILKKHQRRPTGKKSHCCSDCGKGCKSSSELKIHQRVHTGEKSHHCFDCGKSYLRSESLKVHMIIHTGEKPYSCDQCGKSFTHSSCLIVHLRAHTGKKPYHCSDCGKSFVSSTDLKSHQKIHIVEKPFNCTQCGKSFTQSSSLIVHLRAHTGVKPYSCDQCGKSFVTSSNLTIHQRTHTGEKSYSCSQCGKSFIQSSSLISHQRTHTGEKSYSCNQCGMSFTQSSSLVSHQRTHTGEKSHSCDQCHKRYSDKRSLIKHQKIHT encoded by the coding sequence ctatcgtggatcctgaAGAAACACCAGaggagacccacagggaagaaatctcactgctgctctgactgtgggaaaggttgcaaatcttcatcagaacttaaaatacaccagcgagtacacacaggagagaaatctcacCACTGTTTTGATTGTGGGAAGAGTTACTTAAGATCAGAATCACTAAAAGTACACATGATaattcacactggagagaaaccttatagctgtgatcaatgtgggaagagttttactcactcAAGCTGCCTGATAGTACATCTGAGAGCACACACAGGAAAGAAACCTTaccactgctctgactgtggaaagagttttgttAGTTCAACAGATTTAAAATCACACCAGAAAATACACATAGTAGAGAAACCTTTTaactgtactcaatgtgggaagagttttactcagtcaagcAGCCTGATAGTACATCTGAGAGCACACACAGGAgtgaaaccttatagctgtgatcaatgtgggaagagttttgttacatctagcaatctgactatacaccagagaacacacacaggagagaaatcgtatagctgtagtcaatgtgggaagagttttattcaGTCAAGCAGCCtcatatcacaccagagaacacacacaggagagaaatcttatagctgtaatcaatgtgggatgagttttactcagtcaagcagcctggtatcacaccagagaacacacacaggagagaaatctcatagctgtgatcaatgtcacaagagatactctgataaaagatctctgatcaaacatcagaaaatacatacatga